The proteins below come from a single Streptomyces sp. M92 genomic window:
- a CDS encoding ArsR/SmtB family transcription factor, with protein sequence MTVKDAGAPGLARLAALIADETRAACLLALLDGRAWTAGELARHAGVAASTLSEHLGKLVAGGLLAEERQGRHRYVRLADERVAQLVEDLAAQVAPGARRPRTLRAASAGSAMARGRTCYDHLAGRLGIAVTDALTGRGLLRQDTGFALTDAGLGWFGTAGIVLKRTGRRPLARACLDWTERRPHLAGVAGAALCRHALESGWCVRIGSERAVKVTPAGEEALSGLLGIDPVSLR encoded by the coding sequence ATGACCGTGAAGGACGCCGGGGCCCCCGGACTCGCGCGGCTGGCCGCTCTGATCGCCGACGAGACCAGGGCCGCCTGCCTGCTGGCCCTGCTCGACGGGCGGGCGTGGACCGCCGGTGAGCTGGCCCGGCACGCCGGAGTGGCCGCCTCCACGCTCAGCGAGCACCTGGGCAAGCTCGTCGCGGGCGGGCTGCTGGCCGAGGAGCGGCAGGGGCGGCACCGGTACGTGCGGCTGGCCGACGAGCGGGTCGCCCAACTGGTGGAGGACCTGGCCGCGCAGGTGGCGCCCGGGGCTCGGCGTCCGCGCACCCTGCGGGCGGCGAGCGCCGGGTCGGCGATGGCCCGGGGCCGCACCTGCTACGACCATCTCGCCGGGCGGCTCGGGATCGCGGTCACCGACGCGCTGACCGGGCGCGGACTGCTGCGCCAGGACACCGGCTTCGCGCTCACGGACGCGGGGCTCGGCTGGTTCGGGACCGCCGGGATCGTCCTGAAGCGCACCGGTCGCCGGCCGCTGGCCCGGGCCTGCCTCGACTGGACCGAACGCCGCCCCCACCTCGCGGGCGTCGCGGGCGCGGCCCTGTGCCGGCACGCCCTGGAGTCGGGCTGGTGCGTGCGCATCGGCTCCGAGCGGGCGGTGAAGGTGACGCCGGCGGGCGAGGAGGCGCTGTCCGGGTTGCTGGGCATCGACCCGGTCTCGCTGCGCTGA
- a CDS encoding ABC transporter ATP-binding protein — MTRAISLHDVSKTYARGVRVVDRLSLDIAPGEFLVLLGPSGCGKSTVLRMIAGLEEITEGRLMLDGAYANDLLPSERSMAMVFQNFALYPNMTTRGNIGFPLRVEDPQADHGPRVDATARMLGIEDLLDRFPAELSGGERQRVAMGRAISRHPTAFLMDEPLSNLDAKLRNHLRAEITKLTRELGVTTVYVTHDQSEAMSLGDRVAVLRGGVLQQVDSPRAVYALPRNVFVAAFIGTPRINLLRGLVRAPLDGAMTISLGKQYLRLPEPLSLDHQLLRVQQGREVIVGLRSEAVRIAKPSSARPGEVLLTGLVEHVEFQGHEVLVHFDTGSHPAVVPDLEAPRPATRPARRRRGDGTVLDRLRERAGALRAGPVVVMDEPLPDPGSEPTVAAPDGRLPGDLIVRTTPDIDLRHGMQVPLLVDLAHLFVFDQHGDRICPAPARLPDLEE, encoded by the coding sequence ATGACACGCGCCATCTCCCTGCACGACGTGAGCAAGACCTACGCGCGAGGCGTCCGCGTGGTGGACCGGCTGTCGCTGGACATCGCGCCCGGCGAGTTCCTCGTCCTGCTCGGCCCCTCCGGCTGCGGCAAGTCCACCGTGCTGCGCATGATCGCGGGTCTGGAGGAGATCACCGAGGGCAGGCTGATGCTGGACGGGGCGTACGCCAACGACCTGCTCCCCTCCGAGCGGAGCATGGCGATGGTCTTCCAGAACTTCGCCCTCTACCCCAACATGACGACCCGCGGGAACATCGGCTTCCCGCTGCGCGTCGAGGACCCGCAGGCCGACCACGGCCCGCGCGTGGACGCCACCGCCCGGATGCTGGGCATCGAGGACCTCCTCGACCGCTTCCCCGCCGAACTCTCCGGCGGGGAGCGCCAACGCGTCGCCATGGGCCGCGCCATCTCCCGCCACCCCACCGCCTTCCTGATGGACGAGCCCCTGTCCAACCTCGACGCCAAGCTCCGCAACCACCTGCGCGCCGAGATCACCAAGCTGACCCGCGAGCTGGGCGTCACCACCGTCTACGTCACCCACGACCAGTCCGAGGCGATGTCCCTCGGCGACCGCGTCGCCGTCCTGCGCGGGGGCGTGCTGCAACAGGTGGACAGTCCCCGCGCCGTGTACGCGCTGCCGCGCAACGTCTTCGTCGCCGCCTTCATCGGTACCCCGCGCATCAACCTGCTGCGCGGCCTGGTCCGGGCCCCGCTGGACGGCGCGATGACCATCAGCCTCGGCAAGCAGTACCTGCGCCTGCCCGAACCGCTCTCCCTGGACCACCAGTTGCTCCGGGTGCAGCAGGGCCGCGAGGTCATCGTCGGCCTGCGCTCGGAGGCCGTGCGGATAGCCAAGCCCTCCTCCGCCCGCCCCGGCGAGGTGCTGCTCACCGGCCTCGTGGAGCACGTCGAGTTCCAGGGCCACGAGGTCCTCGTCCACTTCGACACCGGTTCGCACCCGGCCGTCGTCCCCGACCTGGAGGCCCCCCGCCCCGCCACCCGTCCGGCCCGGCGCCGCCGCGGCGACGGCACGGTCCTGGACCGGCTGCGGGAACGGGCCGGTGCCCTGCGCGCCGGACCGGTCGTCGTCATGGACGAGCCCCTGCCGGACCCCGGCTCCGAACCCACGGTCGCCGCCCCGGACGGCCGCCTCCCCGGCGACCTGATCGTCCGCACCACCCCCGACATCGACCTGCGCCACGGCATGCAGGTCCCCCTCCTGGTCGACCTCGCCCACCTGTTCGTCTTCGACCAGCACGGCGACCGGATCTGCCCCGCCCCGGCCCGGCTGCCCGACCTGGAGGAGTGA
- a CDS encoding TetR/AcrR family transcriptional regulator, giving the protein MARPRKPLLSTDRIVETARALVDAEGLAAVSTRRLAAELGVSGPSLYNHFRTKDEILEAVADSVSAQVDLSMFEDGRDWRTALHDWAVSYRAALRDHPNVVPVLAHGPGRRPAALHLADAVYGAMVRAGWPPAQATSIGALMRYFVMGSALGSFARGFPDDASAYDPADYPHLGKAHLLAEQQEKIDERAFETGLTALLDGLAQQYAQVARGI; this is encoded by the coding sequence ATGGCCCGACCGCGCAAGCCCCTGCTCAGCACCGACCGGATCGTCGAGACGGCCCGCGCGCTGGTGGACGCGGAGGGCCTCGCGGCCGTCTCCACCCGCCGGCTCGCGGCGGAGCTGGGGGTCAGCGGCCCCTCGCTCTACAACCATTTCCGCACCAAGGACGAGATCCTGGAGGCCGTCGCCGACTCGGTGAGCGCCCAGGTCGACCTGTCGATGTTCGAGGACGGCCGGGACTGGCGGACCGCGCTGCACGACTGGGCCGTCTCCTACCGGGCGGCCCTGCGCGACCACCCGAACGTCGTCCCGGTCCTGGCCCACGGCCCCGGCCGCCGGCCGGCCGCGCTGCACCTCGCGGACGCCGTCTACGGCGCGATGGTCCGTGCGGGCTGGCCGCCGGCCCAGGCCACCTCCATCGGCGCGCTGATGCGGTACTTCGTCATGGGGTCCGCGCTCGGCTCCTTCGCCCGGGGCTTCCCCGACGACGCGAGCGCCTACGATCCGGCCGACTATCCGCACCTGGGAAAGGCCCACCTCCTGGCCGAGCAGCAGGAGAAGATCGACGAGCGGGCCTTCGAGACCGGGCTGACGGCGCTGCTGGACGGGCTGGCGCAGCAGTACGCGCAGGTGGCTCGGGGTATCTGA
- a CDS encoding DMT family transporter, which produces MSTTPPRRPDLLAACAAAVTVVLWASAFVSIRSAGGAYSPGALALGRLLSGALTLGVICLLRREGLPPRPAWRGIAISGLLWFGFYMVVLNWGEQQVDAGTAALVVNVGPILIALLGARLLGDALPPRLLAGMAVSFAGAVTVGLSMSGEGGSSLFGVVLCLLAAVAYAGGVVAQKPALGHASALQVTTYGCLVGAVLCLPFAGQLVSEAADAPLSATLNMVYLGVFPTALAFTTWAYALARTTAGRMGATTYAVPALVVLMSWLALGEVPGLLTLAGGALCLAGVAVSRSRKRARARAATSAEAPKSRPESASRSA; this is translated from the coding sequence ATGAGCACCACCCCGCCCCGCCGTCCGGACCTGCTCGCCGCCTGCGCGGCCGCGGTCACCGTCGTCCTGTGGGCCTCGGCCTTCGTCTCGATCCGCAGCGCGGGCGGGGCGTACTCGCCGGGCGCGCTGGCGCTCGGCCGACTGCTGTCGGGTGCCCTGACGCTCGGCGTGATCTGCCTGCTGCGCCGGGAAGGGCTGCCGCCGCGCCCCGCCTGGCGCGGGATCGCGATATCGGGCCTGCTCTGGTTCGGCTTCTACATGGTCGTCCTCAACTGGGGCGAGCAGCAGGTGGACGCCGGTACGGCCGCCCTGGTGGTGAACGTCGGACCGATCCTCATCGCCCTGCTCGGCGCCCGGCTGCTCGGGGACGCGCTGCCGCCGAGGCTGCTGGCGGGGATGGCGGTGTCGTTCGCCGGTGCGGTGACCGTGGGGCTGTCGATGTCCGGCGAGGGCGGTTCCTCGCTGTTCGGGGTGGTGCTGTGCCTGCTGGCCGCCGTGGCGTACGCGGGCGGGGTGGTGGCCCAGAAGCCCGCGCTGGGCCACGCGAGCGCGCTCCAGGTGACGACGTACGGATGCCTGGTCGGCGCGGTGCTCTGCCTGCCGTTCGCCGGGCAGCTGGTGTCGGAGGCGGCCGACGCGCCGCTCTCCGCGACGCTGAACATGGTCTACCTGGGCGTGTTCCCGACCGCGCTGGCGTTCACGACGTGGGCGTACGCCCTGGCCCGTACGACCGCCGGCCGCATGGGCGCGACCACGTACGCCGTGCCCGCCCTCGTCGTCCTGATGTCTTGGCTGGCCCTCGGCGAGGTGCCGGGGCTGCTCACCCTGGCCGGCGGCGCGCTGTGCCTGGCGGGCGTGGCGGTGTCGCGGTCCCGGAAGCGGGCGCGGGCGCGGGCCGCGACTTCGGCCGAAGCCCCTAAGTCGCGGCCCGAGAGCGCCTCGCGGTCGGCGTGA
- a CDS encoding aldehyde dehydrogenase family protein: MKAHDGMYIDGAWRDADGRDAIDVVNPADGQVIGRVPAGTALDVDTAVRAARAALPAWSATPPAERAARLAALRDVLVARKDEIAGTVTAELGSPLKFSQAVHAAAPIAVAGSYAELAATYAFEEKVGNSVVHHEPIGVVGAITPWNYPLHQIVAKVAPALAAGCTIVLKPAEDTPLTAQLFAEAVHEAGVPAGVFNLVTGLGPVAGQALAEHPGVDLVSFTGSTAVGRRIGATAGAAVKRVALELGGKSANVILPSADLAKAVNVGVANVMSNSGQTCSAWTRMLVHRDQYDQAVELAAEAAAKYADRIGPLVNAKQRERVLGYIEKGIAEGARLVAGGPQAPVQEGCFVSPTVFADVTEDMTIAQEEIFGPVLSVLRYDDEDDALRIANGTVYGLAGAVWAGDEAEAVAFARRMDTGQVDINGGRFNPLAPFGGYKQSGVGRELGLHGLTEYLQTKSLQF, translated from the coding sequence ATGAAGGCACACGACGGCATGTACATCGACGGCGCCTGGCGAGACGCCGACGGACGGGACGCGATCGACGTCGTGAACCCGGCCGACGGGCAGGTCATCGGCCGGGTCCCGGCCGGCACCGCCCTGGACGTCGACACCGCCGTACGGGCCGCCCGCGCCGCCCTGCCGGCCTGGTCCGCCACCCCGCCCGCCGAGCGCGCCGCACGCCTGGCCGCGCTGCGGGACGTGCTGGTGGCCCGCAAGGACGAGATCGCCGGGACCGTCACCGCCGAGCTGGGCTCGCCGCTGAAGTTCTCGCAGGCCGTGCACGCCGCCGCCCCCATCGCGGTGGCCGGTTCCTACGCCGAGCTGGCGGCGACGTACGCCTTCGAGGAGAAGGTCGGCAACTCCGTCGTCCACCACGAGCCGATCGGCGTCGTCGGCGCCATCACGCCCTGGAACTACCCCCTCCACCAGATCGTCGCCAAGGTCGCCCCGGCGCTCGCGGCCGGCTGCACGATCGTGCTCAAGCCCGCCGAGGACACCCCGCTCACCGCCCAGCTCTTCGCCGAGGCGGTGCACGAGGCCGGCGTCCCCGCCGGCGTCTTCAACCTGGTCACCGGCCTCGGCCCGGTCGCCGGACAGGCCCTCGCCGAACACCCCGGCGTCGACCTGGTCTCCTTCACCGGCTCCACCGCCGTGGGCCGCCGGATCGGCGCCACCGCGGGCGCCGCGGTCAAGCGGGTCGCCCTGGAACTCGGCGGCAAGTCCGCCAACGTCATCCTCCCCAGCGCCGACCTCGCCAAGGCCGTGAACGTCGGCGTCGCCAACGTCATGTCCAACTCCGGACAGACGTGCAGCGCCTGGACCCGGATGCTGGTCCACCGCGACCAGTACGACCAGGCCGTGGAGCTGGCCGCCGAGGCCGCCGCCAAGTACGCCGACCGGATCGGCCCCCTGGTCAACGCCAAGCAGCGGGAACGCGTGCTCGGCTACATCGAGAAGGGCATCGCCGAGGGCGCGCGCCTGGTCGCCGGCGGCCCCCAAGCACCGGTCCAGGAGGGCTGCTTCGTCAGCCCGACGGTCTTCGCCGACGTGACCGAGGACATGACCATCGCCCAGGAGGAGATCTTCGGGCCGGTCCTGTCCGTCCTCCGCTACGACGACGAGGACGACGCCCTGCGCATCGCCAACGGCACGGTCTACGGACTCGCCGGCGCCGTCTGGGCCGGCGACGAGGCCGAGGCGGTGGCCTTCGCCCGCCGCATGGACACCGGCCAGGTCGACATCAACGGCGGCCGCTTCAACCCGCTGGCCCCCTTCGGCGGCTACAAGCAGTCCGGCGTCGGCCGCGAGCTGGGCCTGCACGGCCTGACCGAGTACCTCCAGACCAAGTCCCTCCAGTTCTAG
- a CDS encoding CitMHS family transporter, translated as MLTILGFAMIATFLVLIMMKKMSPIAALVLIPALFCVFVGKGAHLGDYVIDGVSSLAPTAAMLMFAIVYFGVMIDVGLFDPIVRAILRFCKADPMRIVVGTALLAAIVSLDGDGSTTFMITVSAMYPLYKRLKMSLVVMTGVAAMANGVMNTLPWGGPTARAATALKVDATDIFVPMIPALAVGLLAVVVLAYVLGLRERRRLGTLTLDEALVREPESETVLVAAGSGTKSGAGAGTGAGAAAAGHDGCEGAAAPDAEPDDDFQGLDPNRATLRPKLYWFNALLTVALLTAMIMELLPIPVLFLIGAALALTVNFPHIPDQKARIAAHADNVLNVSGMVFAAAVFTGVLTGTGMVDHMANWLVDTIPDGMGPHMGLVTGLLSLPLTYFMSNDGFYFGILPVLAEAGQAHGVSTIEIARASIVGQPLHMSSPLVPAVYVLVGMAKVEFGDHTRFVVKWAVLTSLIILAAGILFGII; from the coding sequence ATGCTGACCATCCTCGGCTTCGCCATGATCGCGACCTTCCTGGTCCTGATCATGATGAAGAAGATGTCGCCGATCGCGGCGCTCGTGCTGATCCCCGCGCTGTTCTGCGTGTTCGTCGGCAAGGGCGCCCACCTCGGTGACTACGTCATCGACGGCGTGTCCAGCCTCGCCCCCACCGCGGCGATGCTCATGTTCGCGATCGTCTACTTCGGGGTGATGATCGACGTCGGGCTCTTCGATCCGATCGTCCGGGCCATCCTGAGGTTCTGCAAGGCCGACCCGATGCGGATCGTCGTCGGGACCGCCCTGCTCGCCGCCATCGTCTCGCTGGACGGCGACGGCTCCACCACCTTCATGATCACGGTCTCGGCGATGTACCCGCTGTACAAGCGGCTGAAGATGAGCCTGGTCGTGATGACCGGTGTCGCCGCGATGGCCAACGGCGTGATGAACACCCTGCCGTGGGGCGGCCCCACCGCCCGCGCCGCCACCGCGCTGAAGGTCGACGCCACCGACATCTTCGTCCCGATGATCCCGGCCCTCGCCGTCGGTCTGCTCGCGGTGGTCGTCCTGGCGTACGTGCTCGGTCTGCGTGAACGCAGGCGGCTGGGCACGCTGACGCTGGACGAGGCGCTGGTGCGGGAGCCGGAGAGCGAGACGGTGCTGGTCGCGGCGGGCTCGGGCACGAAGTCCGGGGCCGGTGCGGGTACGGGCGCGGGTGCCGCGGCCGCCGGCCACGACGGTTGCGAAGGCGCCGCCGCCCCGGACGCCGAGCCGGACGACGACTTCCAGGGCCTCGACCCCAACCGCGCCACCCTGCGCCCCAAGCTGTACTGGTTCAACGCGCTGCTCACGGTCGCGCTGCTCACCGCCATGATCATGGAGCTGCTGCCGATCCCGGTGCTGTTCCTCATCGGCGCCGCGCTCGCGCTCACCGTCAACTTCCCGCACATCCCGGACCAGAAGGCCCGGATCGCGGCCCACGCCGACAACGTCCTCAACGTCTCCGGCATGGTCTTCGCCGCCGCCGTCTTCACCGGCGTCCTCACCGGCACCGGCATGGTCGACCACATGGCCAACTGGCTCGTGGACACCATCCCCGACGGCATGGGCCCGCACATGGGCCTGGTCACCGGCCTGCTCAGCCTGCCGCTGACGTACTTCATGTCGAACGACGGCTTCTACTTCGGCATCCTCCCGGTGCTCGCCGAGGCCGGTCAGGCGCACGGCGTGTCGACGATCGAGATCGCCCGCGCCTCGATCGTCGGCCAGCCGCTGCACATGTCCAGCCCGCTCGTCCCGGCCGTCTACGTCCTGGTCGGCATGGCCAAGGTCGAGTTCGGCGACCACACCAGGTTCGTCGTGAAGTGGGCGGTCCTGACGAGCCTGATCATTCTCGCGGCGGGCATCCTGTTCGGCATCATCTGA
- a CDS encoding zinc-binding dehydrogenase — protein sequence MAVRTAVRAAVVPAVGAPLEVTGIELPDPGPGQIRVKLAAAGVCHSDLSLSDGTMRVPLPAVLGHEGAGTVLTVGEGVTHVAPGDDVVLNWAPSCGACHACSLGEVWLCANALTGAANTHARRADDGTGLHPGLNVAAFAEETVVDAGCVLPCPDGIPLTDAALLGCAVLTGYGAVHHSAKVREGETVAVFGVGGVGLATLQAARIAGASKIVAVDVSPEKEELARAAGATDYLLACDTTAREIRALTGKQGVDVAVECVGRAVTIRTAWESTRRGGRTTVVGIGGKDQQVAFNALEIFHWGRTLSGCVYGNADPARDLPVLAEHVRAGRLDLGALVTERIALDDIPAAFENMLAGKGGRALVVF from the coding sequence ATGGCCGTCCGTACCGCTGTCCGTGCCGCCGTCGTCCCCGCCGTGGGCGCCCCGCTGGAGGTCACCGGGATAGAGCTGCCCGACCCCGGCCCGGGGCAGATCCGGGTGAAGCTCGCCGCCGCCGGCGTCTGCCACTCCGACCTGTCCCTGTCCGACGGCACCATGCGCGTGCCGCTGCCCGCCGTCCTCGGCCACGAGGGCGCCGGCACGGTCCTTACCGTCGGCGAGGGCGTCACCCACGTCGCCCCCGGCGACGACGTGGTCCTCAACTGGGCCCCGTCCTGCGGCGCCTGCCACGCCTGCTCCCTCGGCGAGGTCTGGCTCTGCGCCAACGCCCTGACCGGCGCCGCGAACACGCACGCCCGCCGCGCCGACGACGGCACCGGCCTCCACCCCGGCCTCAACGTCGCCGCGTTCGCCGAGGAGACCGTGGTGGACGCCGGGTGCGTGCTGCCCTGCCCCGACGGCATCCCGCTCACCGACGCCGCGCTGCTCGGCTGCGCCGTCCTCACCGGCTACGGCGCCGTCCACCACTCGGCGAAGGTCCGCGAGGGCGAGACGGTCGCCGTGTTCGGCGTCGGGGGAGTGGGCCTCGCCACCCTTCAGGCGGCCCGGATCGCGGGCGCGTCGAAGATCGTCGCGGTCGACGTCTCCCCCGAGAAGGAGGAACTGGCCCGCGCCGCCGGAGCCACCGACTACCTCCTCGCCTGTGACACCACCGCCCGCGAGATCCGCGCCCTCACCGGCAAGCAGGGCGTGGACGTCGCCGTCGAGTGCGTCGGCCGCGCGGTCACCATCCGCACCGCCTGGGAGTCCACCCGGCGCGGCGGCCGCACCACGGTCGTCGGCATCGGCGGCAAGGACCAGCAGGTCGCCTTCAACGCCCTGGAGATCTTCCACTGGGGCCGCACCCTCTCCGGCTGCGTCTACGGCAACGCCGACCCCGCCCGCGACCTCCCGGTACTGGCCGAACACGTCCGCGCCGGCCGCCTGGACCTCGGCGCCCTGGTGACCGAGCGCATCGCCCTGGACGACATCCCGGCCGCCTTCGAGAACATGCTGGCGGGCAAGGGCGGGCGGGCGCTGGTGGTGTTCTAG
- a CDS encoding acyl-CoA dehydrogenase family protein — protein sequence MNLELSEEQTAVRQLARDFVEREIAPHVVAWDRAEEVDRAIVKKLGEVGFLGLTVDEEYGGSGGDHLAYCLVTEELGRGDSSVRGIVSVSLGLVAKTVAAWGDEEQKRRWLPGLTSGEYVGCFGLTEPGTGSDAGNLATRAVRDGDDYVINGTKMFITNGTWADVVLLFARSTDAPGHKGVSAFLVPTDTPGLTRRTVHGKLGLRGQATAELVLEDVRVPASAMLAPEGKGFSVAMSALAKGRMSVAAGCVGIAQAALDAAVKYAGEREQFGKTIAHHQLVQELISDIALDVDAARLLTWRVADLIDRGRPFTVESSKAKLFASEAAVRAANNALQVFGGYGYIDEYPAGKLLRDARVMTLYEGTSQIQKLVIGRALTGVSAF from the coding sequence GTGAACCTGGAGCTCAGCGAGGAGCAGACCGCCGTACGGCAGCTCGCCCGGGACTTCGTGGAGCGCGAGATCGCCCCCCACGTGGTCGCCTGGGACCGGGCCGAGGAGGTCGACCGGGCGATCGTGAAGAAGCTCGGCGAGGTCGGCTTCCTCGGGCTGACCGTCGACGAGGAGTACGGCGGCTCCGGCGGCGACCACCTCGCCTACTGCCTGGTGACGGAGGAGCTGGGCCGGGGCGACAGTTCCGTGCGCGGCATCGTCTCCGTCTCCCTCGGCCTGGTCGCCAAGACCGTCGCCGCCTGGGGCGACGAGGAGCAGAAGCGGCGCTGGCTGCCGGGGCTCACCAGCGGCGAGTACGTCGGCTGCTTCGGGCTGACCGAGCCCGGCACGGGGTCGGACGCCGGGAACCTGGCCACCCGCGCGGTGCGCGACGGCGACGACTACGTCATCAACGGCACCAAGATGTTCATCACCAACGGCACCTGGGCCGACGTGGTGCTGCTCTTCGCCCGGTCCACCGACGCCCCCGGCCACAAGGGTGTCTCCGCCTTCCTGGTGCCCACCGACACGCCCGGCCTGACCCGCCGCACCGTCCACGGCAAACTCGGGCTGCGCGGCCAGGCCACCGCCGAACTCGTCCTGGAGGACGTCCGCGTCCCCGCCTCCGCGATGCTCGCCCCCGAGGGCAAGGGCTTCTCGGTCGCCATGTCGGCCCTCGCCAAGGGGCGGATGTCGGTCGCGGCGGGCTGCGTCGGCATAGCCCAGGCCGCGCTGGACGCGGCCGTGAAGTACGCGGGGGAGCGCGAGCAGTTCGGGAAGACCATCGCCCACCACCAGCTCGTCCAGGAACTGATCAGCGACATCGCCCTCGACGTGGACGCGGCCCGGCTGCTGACCTGGCGCGTCGCCGACCTGATCGACCGGGGCCGGCCCTTCACCGTCGAGTCCTCCAAGGCCAAGCTCTTCGCCTCGGAGGCCGCCGTCCGCGCCGCCAACAACGCCCTCCAGGTCTTCGGCGGGTACGGCTACATCGACGAGTACCCGGCCGGCAAGCTGCTGCGCGACGCGCGCGTGATGACCCTCTACGAGGGCACCAGCCAGATCCAGAAACTCGTCATCGGGCGGGCGCTGACCGGGGTTTCGGCCTTCTGA
- a CDS encoding MFS transporter — protein sequence MVPGGNRGWLLRLVIAFGFAQGAVSMARPAVSYRALALGADERAVGVIAGVYALLPLFAAVPLGRRTDHGRCAPLLPVGVVLIAGGCALSGVAGSLWAMALWSGVMGLGHLCFVIGAQSLVARQSAPHEQDRNFGHFTIGASLGQLAGPIAAGALIGGPDMAGGSALALVVAGAGAAVAFTSLWRIEHPGAAKSRTEAGARVPVGSILRARGVPAGILISLSVLSATDILTAYLPVVGEHRGISPAVIGVLLSLRAAATIACRLVLTPLLRLLGRTALLTVTCLLAALLCAGVALPVPVWALALLLVVLGFCLGVGQPLSMTTVVQAAPDGARSTALALRLTGNRLGQVAAPAAAGLVAGVAGVAAPFVMLGALLLLSSGVALRSPSGEPAADADVRRRTGRMKRTASESRERA from the coding sequence ATGGTGCCCGGTGGGAACCGAGGCTGGCTGCTCCGCCTCGTCATCGCCTTCGGCTTCGCCCAGGGTGCGGTGTCGATGGCCCGGCCCGCCGTCTCCTACCGGGCCCTCGCGCTGGGCGCCGACGAGCGGGCGGTCGGCGTCATCGCCGGTGTCTACGCGCTGCTGCCCCTGTTCGCCGCCGTCCCGCTCGGCCGCCGCACCGACCACGGCCGCTGCGCGCCGCTGCTGCCCGTCGGCGTGGTCCTCATCGCCGGCGGCTGCGCGCTGAGCGGTGTCGCCGGCTCCCTGTGGGCGATGGCCCTGTGGAGCGGCGTGATGGGCCTAGGCCACTTGTGCTTCGTCATCGGCGCCCAGTCACTGGTCGCCCGCCAGTCCGCGCCGCACGAACAGGACCGCAACTTCGGCCACTTCACCATCGGCGCCTCGCTCGGCCAGCTGGCCGGCCCCATCGCCGCGGGCGCGCTGATCGGCGGCCCCGACATGGCCGGCGGCAGCGCGCTGGCCCTGGTGGTGGCGGGCGCGGGCGCGGCGGTCGCGTTCACGTCGCTGTGGCGCATTGAGCACCCCGGGGCCGCCAAGTCCCGTACGGAAGCGGGCGCGCGCGTGCCCGTGGGGAGCATCCTGCGCGCCCGGGGCGTACCCGCGGGCATCCTGATCAGCCTGTCCGTGCTGTCCGCCACCGACATCCTCACCGCCTACCTGCCGGTGGTAGGCGAGCACCGGGGCATCTCCCCGGCCGTGATCGGCGTCCTGCTCAGCCTCCGCGCGGCCGCCACCATCGCCTGCCGGCTGGTGCTGACGCCCCTGCTGCGGCTGCTCGGCCGCACGGCGCTGCTCACCGTCACCTGTCTGCTGGCCGCCCTGCTGTGCGCGGGCGTCGCCCTGCCGGTGCCGGTGTGGGCACTCGCGCTGCTGCTGGTCGTCCTCGGCTTCTGCCTCGGCGTCGGTCAGCCGCTGTCCATGACGACCGTCGTCCAGGCGGCCCCCGACGGCGCCCGCTCCACCGCCCTCGCCCTGCGTCTGACCGGCAACCGCCTCGGCCAGGTCGCCGCGCCCGCCGCGGCCGGCCTCGTCGCGGGCGTCGCGGGCGTCGCCGCGCCGTTCGTGATGCTGGGCGCCCTGCTGCTGCTGTCCTCGGGCGTCGCCCTGCGCTCCCCGTCCGGCGAGCCGGCCGCCGACGCCGACGTCCGGCGGCGGACTGGCAGGATGAAGCGGACCGCGTCGGAGAGCAGGGAGCGAGCATGA